A window of Acinetobacter sp. TR3 contains these coding sequences:
- a CDS encoding chorismate--pyruvate lyase family protein translates to MRNLRPNRIKGREIPAELKKWLYASGSLTQQLTDLGEGVFHVERLNEQFQRLAFNDSQWMQMPAHHIAWVRETNLYGNQAQAWVKAKSIFPILSLHKKARLFRHIRNKPIGWFLFQRTHPACERRVIYLEEGWTRQSCYTWHGCKFIVQETFLPAFEQFIQQH, encoded by the coding sequence ATGCGAAATTTACGACCAAACAGAATTAAGGGGCGAGAGATCCCAGCTGAATTAAAAAAATGGTTGTATGCATCTGGTTCTCTCACTCAGCAATTGACTGATTTGGGTGAGGGAGTATTTCATGTCGAGCGTCTCAACGAACAGTTTCAACGACTCGCTTTTAACGATAGCCAATGGATGCAAATGCCAGCACACCATATTGCATGGGTGCGTGAAACGAATCTATATGGTAATCAGGCACAGGCTTGGGTCAAAGCAAAAAGTATTTTTCCAATTTTAAGCCTACACAAGAAAGCTCGATTATTTCGGCATATCCGTAATAAGCCAATCGGTTGGTTTTTATTTCAACGAACTCATCCAGCTTGTGAAAGAAGGGTTATTTATCTAGAAGAAGGTTGGACTAGACAAAGTTGTTATACTTGGCATGGTTGTAAATTTATCGTGCAAGAGACTTTTCTCCCAGCATTTGAGCAGTTTATTCAACAGCATTGA
- the ubiA gene encoding 4-hydroxybenzoate octaprenyltransferase, translating into METVQHTTWRQRLEAYYYLCRFDKPIGTELVFWPTMWALWIAAKGTPDLKILLLMILGVIFMRAAGCAINDFADRKVDAHVERTKTRPLATGIIRAREAVFVFLALVTASAMLLFFLPIETFYWSFGALFLAFIYPFMKRFTNLPQVFLGAAFSWSIPMAYTAVGQTPDLTCWLLYFGNLAWTVAYDTQYAITDREYDLKIGVKSTAILFGNYDIQIIGLLQFISLLLIGSALYLQHIFMPFGMIALLIVAGDFVYQAYKTKHREPQICFWAFRHNRWVGMIIFLGIFLELMS; encoded by the coding sequence ATGGAAACAGTGCAACATACGACTTGGCGACAACGTTTAGAAGCCTATTATTATTTATGCCGCTTTGATAAGCCAATCGGTACAGAATTGGTTTTTTGGCCGACTATGTGGGCTTTGTGGATTGCTGCAAAAGGGACACCAGATCTTAAAATATTATTGCTTATGATTTTGGGTGTTATTTTTATGCGTGCAGCAGGCTGTGCGATCAATGATTTTGCTGACCGTAAAGTTGATGCGCATGTTGAACGTACAAAAACACGCCCTTTAGCTACAGGTATAATTCGTGCTCGCGAGGCTGTTTTTGTATTTTTAGCTTTAGTTACTGCAAGTGCTATGTTGCTATTTTTCCTGCCGATCGAAACCTTTTATTGGTCATTTGGTGCATTATTTTTAGCGTTTATTTATCCCTTTATGAAACGCTTTACCAATTTACCACAGGTGTTTTTAGGTGCTGCTTTTTCATGGTCAATCCCGATGGCATATACTGCGGTTGGGCAAACGCCAGATTTAACCTGTTGGCTTTTATATTTCGGTAATTTGGCTTGGACAGTAGCTTATGATACACAATATGCAATTACTGATCGTGAATATGATTTGAAAATTGGTGTGAAATCTACCGCAATTTTATTTGGTAATTACGATATACAGATAATTGGTTTATTACAGTTTATTAGCTTGTTATTAATTGGCTCAGCTTTGTATCTGCAACATATTTTTATGCCGTTTGGAATGATTGCATTACTTATTGTTGCAGGGGATTTTGTTTATCAGGCATATAAAACTAAACATCGAGAACCACAGATTTGTTTCTGGGCATTCCGTCACAATCGTTGGGTAGGAATGATAATTTTTCTGGGAATCTTTTTGGAATTAATGTCTTAA
- a CDS encoding DUF2726 domain-containing protein: protein MFASNQIIFLLIGLISTVLLLISCLRSFLPQQKFFARPVITTFESKMFTRLKQAFPNNHILTQVAFSALITSDHYKIRSQFNRKVTDFVILDQEMNVLAIIELDDPSHIGKELEDKKRDQMLLEAGYKVHRYTQIPSVKQLQMDIR from the coding sequence ATGTTTGCATCTAATCAGATTATCTTTTTGCTTATTGGCTTGATTAGCACAGTATTACTTTTAATTAGTTGTCTACGTTCTTTTCTACCACAGCAGAAGTTTTTTGCTCGCCCTGTTATTACCACATTTGAATCAAAGATGTTCACGAGGCTAAAACAGGCATTCCCTAACAATCACATCCTTACACAAGTCGCTTTCAGTGCTTTAATTACCAGCGATCATTATAAAATTCGTAGTCAATTCAATCGCAAAGTGACTGATTTCGTGATTTTAGACCAAGAAATGAATGTATTGGCAATCATCGAACTTGATGATCCAAGTCATATTGGAAAAGAATTAGAAGACAAAAAACGCGATCAAATGCTTTTAGAGGCAGGGTATAAAGTGCATCGCTACACTCAAATTCCATCTGTAAAACAATTACAGATGGACATTCGATAA
- a CDS encoding GFA family protein, translating to MKGQCVCGETTFEVELSNHDVHACHCSICRRQTSGVIMTIDVKQGSLKFLKQDHLSIYNSSAWGERGFCNACGTNLFWRTKDQNYCNINAFALNQSPQDLNFDLEIYIDSKPEFYAFQNATKKMTEADVVALFNAEAKE from the coding sequence ATGAAAGGACAATGTGTTTGTGGTGAAACCACATTTGAAGTTGAATTAAGCAATCATGACGTACATGCTTGTCATTGCTCAATTTGTCGTCGACAGACCAGTGGTGTGATTATGACGATTGATGTGAAACAGGGCAGCTTAAAATTTTTAAAACAAGACCATCTCTCTATCTATAATTCATCGGCTTGGGGCGAGCGTGGGTTCTGTAATGCTTGTGGCACAAATTTATTTTGGCGCACTAAAGATCAGAATTATTGCAATATTAATGCTTTTGCATTGAATCAGTCACCTCAAGATTTGAATTTTGATTTGGAAATCTATATTGATAGTAAGCCTGAGTTTTACGCATTTCAAAATGCAACGAAAAAGATGACTGAAGCTGATGTAGTTGCTTTATTTAATGCAGAAGCAAAAGAATAA
- a CDS encoding pyridoxal phosphate-dependent aminotransferase: MDVRLSDRVNAIKPSPTLAVTNKAAELKAAGKNVIGLGAGEPDFDTPQHIKDAAIEAINKGFTKYTAVDGTPSLKKAIIAKLKRDNNLDYQPNQILVSCGGKQSFFNLALALLNKGDEVIIPAPFWVSYPDMVIIAEGTPVIVKCGEEQRFKITPEQLEAAITPNTRLLVLNSPSNPTGMIYTKAELEALAEVLRRHPQVLIASDDMYEPIRWEDEFYNIATIAPDLYDRTIVLNGVSKAYAMTGWRIGYAAGPAKLIGAMKNIQSQSTSNPTSISQVAAEAALNGPQDVLKPMIEAFKRRHDLVVNGLNEINGISCLPADGAFYAYANIRPLIRAKGLKSCTEFSEWLLEETGVAVVPGDAFGLGGFMRISYATADDVLVDALARIKKAADSIDGVDAAIASIAAEKAAQ; the protein is encoded by the coding sequence GTGGACGTACGTCTCTCTGATCGTGTCAATGCTATCAAACCGTCCCCTACACTTGCAGTAACCAACAAAGCCGCTGAGCTTAAAGCTGCTGGTAAAAACGTGATTGGTTTAGGTGCAGGCGAACCAGACTTTGATACCCCTCAACATATCAAAGATGCTGCAATTGAAGCGATTAATAAAGGCTTTACAAAATACACAGCTGTAGACGGTACTCCGAGCTTAAAAAAAGCAATTATCGCAAAATTAAAACGTGATAATAACTTAGACTACCAACCTAACCAGATTTTAGTATCTTGTGGTGGTAAACAAAGTTTCTTTAACTTGGCACTTGCTTTGTTAAACAAGGGTGATGAAGTAATCATTCCTGCACCATTCTGGGTAAGCTATCCAGATATGGTAATTATTGCTGAAGGTACGCCTGTTATTGTGAAATGTGGTGAAGAACAACGCTTCAAAATCACACCAGAACAATTGGAAGCTGCTATTACACCAAATACACGTTTACTTGTATTAAACAGCCCTTCTAACCCAACAGGTATGATTTATACTAAAGCTGAATTAGAAGCTTTGGCTGAGGTACTTCGTCGTCATCCACAAGTATTAATTGCTTCTGACGACATGTACGAACCAATTCGTTGGGAAGATGAGTTCTATAACATCGCAACAATTGCACCTGACTTATATGATCGTACAATTGTTCTTAACGGCGTATCAAAGGCGTATGCAATGACAGGTTGGCGTATTGGTTACGCTGCTGGTCCCGCAAAACTCATTGGTGCGATGAAAAACATCCAATCTCAATCAACATCTAACCCAACGTCAATTTCACAAGTTGCGGCTGAAGCGGCATTAAATGGCCCACAAGATGTATTAAAACCAATGATTGAAGCGTTTAAACGCCGTCATGACTTAGTTGTAAATGGTTTAAACGAAATCAACGGTATCTCTTGCTTACCTGCTGATGGCGCATTCTATGCCTATGCAAACATCCGTCCATTGATTCGTGCCAAAGGTTTAAAATCTTGCACAGAATTCTCTGAATGGTTGCTTGAAGAAACTGGTGTAGCTGTTGTACCCGGTGATGCTTTTGGTTTAGGTGGTTTTATGCGTATTTCTTATGCAACTGCTGATGATGTATTAGTTGATGCTTTAGCGCGTATTAAAAAAGCAGCAGACTCAATTGATGGTGTTGATGCCGCAATTGCTTCGATTGCAGCAGAAAAAGCCGCTCAATAA